Within the Glycine soja cultivar W05 chromosome 3, ASM419377v2, whole genome shotgun sequence genome, the region TCTATGTCAGTGTTCGACATCGACATAATACACATACTACGTTTTATATTTTGAACATTACAGATGTTCATGTGTCCGTGTCCATGTCATGTCTGGTGTCTGTGTTGATGTTGATGCTTCATAGATGCCAACTTGTATATAGTAAGATTCTAGTTTTACGGAATCAATTTATATTTGGGATTGGGTGCACTTTTGTGTACAACTTTTCTGTGGGGGAAATACTTTCAAAAGGAAggataaaacattaaaacatcATACATGTTATGTTTATTGTATGGGAAGGTATCAGTTTATTTGTAATCTAGTTTTTATGGCACAACCTGTGCAGGTAAGATGtactaatatataataataaaagaaaaaaggcaCGTATCTACCAActtattcaaagttcaaaccgcAAATGCTATAGCTCACGAGAGCATGATGAGTGATGATCCTAAAATGCTACCCAGTGACCATCGAGATTGAAGCCCAGCCACTGAGTGTCGGTGAGTTTCTAACCTATAATAACAAAGAAAGAATAAGAGGGTATTTTGGGGCTTTaactttgttttaaaattaaaatggggtgcaggaagcaattggCAATTGTGAATGATGTAAACCCAGTATAGTTTTCAGGTAGGGTCAACACAGTCCGTGATGATGTCGATCTCATAGCCCAAACATAAGAACTACCAAAGATAATTCAGCATCCGTATATAGCTAGATAAGATAGGGGAAAGAGTCGCTATTTAAGCCATGTTTGTTTTTGGCTTAAATTGACCGGAGTtcttattcaccaaaaaaaaataaaaaataccagaGTTCAGTTTCCTGTATCACAATTAACTTATAGTTTACAAATAATGAAGATAGAATGGATTGAGCAGGTGTAACTGACAACTGCTAACTTTGAAACTTTCAGCAAATCAAAACTGTGTTAAACctgatttgaaatttttaactgtgtgagttattataaattttggtaTTTATCTTCAATGtctatacaacaacaacaacaacgccttatcccactaggtggggtcggctacatggatcaacttccacCATAATGTtttatcaagtaccatacttctatcctaatcattaagttcgacatcctttttgataacctctcttatagtctttttgggtcttcctctgcctcgaattgtttgtcttccctccatctggtctactctcctcactacagagtctaccggtcttctctctacatgcccaaaccacctaagtctattttccaccatcttctctacaataggcgctactccaaccctctctctaatagcttcgtttctaattttatcctgtcgagtcttaccacacatccaccgcaacatcctcatctccgctacacctactttattctcatgttggctcttaaccgcccaacattctgttccgtacaaaatcgtcggtcttaccgcagtccgataaaactttccctttagcttgatcggtacctttgcatcacataacacccccgatgcttttctccatttcatccatcctgcttgaatgtgATGATTCACATCctcttcaatttccccatcatcctgtattacagacccaagatatttaaaccgtgtgacttgagggataatatggtctcctattttcacctctgagttagaaaccctcattcttttgttgaacttacattccatatactccgatttatCTTCAAtgcctataaataaataaataaatcaatctaTCAAATTGAaagtaagataaaaaaaaagatcagaTTATATCTGTCCAAGTGAGAAAAGAATtggttgatgttttttttaaggcaaaatagtatatatatatatatatatatatatattaaacgaGAAGGACCCTGTAAGTCACTAGGTTATTGAGGCAATAATCTTcggtttccaattttttttatatattttttaataaatattttttttataaattatgttatagaatgatatattatttattgttgtttttattaacaaagacaacaaataatttttttagggcttcaatttttttatagatgtaagtattattataaataatttaagtgtaagtattatttattttaaaaagtttaaaaaattattttacatctaTTTTGGATCCTAcctcttttttctctaaaaatatattattaaaattaatatagagtttaaatttaatgaataaatCTATAATTGATATATATGAAGAAGAATAAATGTTTTGGTGCAAATGTTGatatcaaaatcatatatttaactaaaattcTATTGGTATCAAccattttgtatttatattagATTAATGTACATCTTTAATGGaaagaaaatatgaaatcatgcttgatttttatttaaattctaaaaattgaaaaatattagataagaataaattgaaaaaaaatagtatattacactttgatttattttttaaaataaaaatatttcaaaatgcatactaaaaaaattatactctgactaaaatattacattatattgaaattttattttaaaaaaaatacatcgtttctaaaataatattaataacacttgtgacaataattattgttaaaaaaattaaaactaaaatgatttaaatCTTATATGACATTACCTATGTGAAAAATAAGTTGATTGAATTTTCCGttttatatattacaaataaaatattataagtatttaaatattaaattttgatgaACATAAAAATTTGACCTTAGGTCTCCTGACGTCTAGACACGACCCTCTAAACGAGATATGGGAATCAATCACAAGTAGTGACAAGATCCCCAACCCAAAGCAGTACATAGAAACAAGGCAAAGCccaaagcaaaagataaaccaCACCACATAACATGTCAGGGACCATAACCAGTTATCCTCTACACCATACACGAGATCAAAGATGCAGCAACCTGTCAAGCAGCAGATCTGAGACACAGAAGAGCTTGCTTTCGCCAATTCCAAGATCAAACACTTCTTGGACTGATAGACTGCAATCATAAAAGAGGTATTTGAATTTTACTTTGTACCAAAGATTAAAGTCATCCAAGCctgcaattaatttttaagttaaaagtaATTAAGAACTTAATTCTGCCACCCAATAAAATGttgtcaactaattaaaaacttaatgcAACTAAAACATAACATTAAGGTTATATTGGGTAAAATtatcttgaaattaaaaaattaacttatgtttgataaaattaacttttctgatagttataaaaaatgtaaaataactaaaaaataataaaatcataatgtatttaaaaatattaactgaAAGTTAAAAACTAGTTTATTGaactataaatatttgataaagttaactcttgaaataatttaaaagaatgaaataactaaaaaaataataaaattataatttatttgaaaatgataggtaaaaaataattgatgttcTTGTAATAAATTAACTAGAAGCTAGctttaaaaaagtattaaaaactactgaaaaattattaaaaaaataattcatcgaacagtcaaataattattttgagttaataaaagattaaaaataaattaaaatgttttttaaatataacaataataaatgggtaggatatatataattaaaaacttaattctaCCTCCCAATAAAACACttccaatttattaaaaacttagAGTAACCAAGGAGTAAAAGATTAGAgtgatcaacaacaacaacaacgccttatcctactaggtggggtcggttacatggatcaacttccgccataatgttctatcaagtaccatacttctatccaaaccattaatttcgagattcttttttataatctcTCTTATAGTTGATTTAGCTAGCAGTAATCTGTTAGAGGATAGTAGTATGATTTATTGGAAGAGAGGACGGAagattttgaaaacttttgtcaTGTGATTTGCTTATTAATTATATCAGGCATCAAGCACCACTTTGGAGGCTTCAACCAGAGGAAAGTCAATAACCTGTGAATGGTTTACATGACTTGTAGGAATTCGGTTCTTTGGTTACCTGTAAATTAGGAATGTTTATGGTTaggttttgttttaatttaaaataaaatttgaattaaactaaattaatatttgattttttgtagattttattaaaatattattttattaaatttatatttttttatcttttaaattaaattatatttaaaatttgataataatcataaatttattgatatattaaaatttccaaaataaaaatatattaattttttatttattttaaacaaaatataccttaaaaaattattaaaaaatgatatatattatataagtttCATATGGATAATAATATGaaacttaaataatatatatatatatatatatatatatatatatatatatataacagataacattacaataatataaatattgtagtttaatttagtttaaaaaatataaatcataaacCGAATCAAATCAATTGATTTAAGAATAAAgtatgatttgttttttttttattgatttggatTTATAAATCTCATGCCAAAATACTCCATTTTCAATAACGGTAATTGCACCCCAGGACTCACCTCAACTTTTTTCAATAAGATCTTCTGCCACATCAACTTTAATGTTAAATTGAATGTAAGAAGAAATAATATGACATGTAATTAAGAACCTTAAATAaagcataataaaaatatatttttttatctcaaatactaatataatttttttttaatttattttattttatttaatattgttatctctaaaataattttcatttaattgaaatttttagttcttatgatAACAAGTTGAAGTTTCAATAAAGAataaattcagaaaaaaaattaagattaatacAATCAATTAACGTGagaaatttgtttttgttatatCTGATAGCAAACGAAGTACTAGTAATTGGTTTGGTAAAATTATCAGTTACCTTGAACATTACGTGAGACTTTAAGCATTGGGAGGGTAAACACATGCAGAGAGACAGAGGTACAGTGATGTTTATTGGTGCAcacttctcattttcttttctctctttattttattacattacATCATGAATATTGTGAATTACTAATCTCTCCTCTCATATATCAACATTCTACACACGAGAGTGGTGACGGAATCTTCCTTGGGCGTTTATATATGCACTGAGGAGGTAGTGATGAGAGACAGCACCAAATTTCCAACAACCCATTAGACAAGCTGGTTCCcagaaataaaatcaaatcatggGGTGGACTTCAGAACATCCTTCACTCTTTCTCCTACTCCTGTCTCTGTCTCTccccctcttcctcttcctcctccgcCGCCGCAACAGCAAAACCTCATCCTCAAACCATCGTCTTCCGCCGGGACCACCGGGCTGGCCAGTCTTCGGAAACATGTTCCAGCTCGGAGACATGCCTCACCGCACCCTCACCAATCTAAGGGACAAGTTCGGCCCCGTGGTGTGGCTCAAAATCGGCGCCATGAACACCATGGCGATTCTCTCCGCCGAAGCCGCCACCGTGTTCTTCAAGCACCACGACCACGCCTTCGCGGACCGAACCATAACCGAAATCATGCGTGTCCACAACTACGACAAGTCATCCCTGGCCCTCGCCCCTTATGGCCCTTACTGGCGCCTCATGCGGCGCCTCGTGACCGTGGACATGCTCGTTTCAAAACGCATAAACGACACCGCATCCATCCGTCGGAAATGCGTAAACGACATGATCAACTGGGTGGCGAAAGAAGCGAGCAAGTCAGAACATGGTCGTGGGGTCCACGTGTCGCGTTTTGTTTTCCTGATGACGTTTAACTTGTTCGGGAACCTGATGCTGTCACGGGACTTGTTTGACCCGGAATCCGAAGACGGGTCGGAGTTTTTCAGCGCGATGATGGGGCTGATGGAGTGGACGGGGCACGCTAACGTGACCGACCTGTTTCCCTGGCTGAGTTGGCTGGATCCGCAGGGACTGAGGAGGAAGATGGACAGGGACATGGGGAAGGCGCTGGGAATCGCGTCCAGGTTCGTGAAACAGCGTTTGGAACAGCAGCTGCACCGTGGCACCAACAAGTCAAGGGACTTCTTGGATGTCTTGATTGACTTTCAAAGCACCAACAGTCAAGAAGCACTCAACGTTTCAGATAAAGATCTCAACATTTTCATATTGGTACATACATATTCATTCCTTCATTCCATATAGATTCCTCCTTTGTTCAATGTTTACAGGaatagtttattatattttttaataatgataccccgatattctattattttaagacaaatattaattagtatttttaggtTAACAACACAccataaattaaaagaagaaaaacattattaagatgcttaaaataatattttctataattatttttttacatttttctgtattttatataataaatattttttcatttaatttcttaatcaagataatcaaaattcttattttaaacgcttcatcaatattttttttctttctatatctctctttttatcgtatcatatattttattataactatcttctttttttctttctttctaggTGTTGTTAGGGATTTGGAGTGTTTATAaactttttcttatatttttataagtttttttttctaaaactgttttaataaattttcattttataaaaaattactaaaagtatatttaatgacatgaagataaaaatatgagttaaataagttttttttctcgTCAAATTTTTTACTTACTTATttagagttttttttgtttatttttattgttcataAATTAATCTCTATGAGATTAACTTTTTGTCCCTTTATTTCCATTTTTAGTCTCTTTTTGGAAGTagttattaaaatgaaaaaagattaaaaatgaacaaaattagCTACTAAAATGACGTAGTTTGATGTGATTGAAAAAGGTTTTTGGCCAGTACAtgtatataaaagaataaaatgttaAATCAATGTCAATCTCCAAATTATGCATTAGAAGGCTATTGTTTATTCAAACTTCTTTTATGTATATAGATAGTTGAATTTCAACCTAAGATTCCATTAAACTTCTCAAACCCCACCACTAACAATCAACTTATTCAACACAAGAAAttaatatgtttaattattttgaatattatttaaatttaatttttgatgaaaataattatcaatcatactttattaatattatgaCTGCACTTCTAATGAACAGTGAAGATCTTTTTTATcctgataaaaagaaagaaagcttaaagagaaaaaaaaaaaaaaaaccaccaccAACATAACCTGAATGGGTTATTTAGTCAAACTTGTAAGTTATTATTGATAGATTATTTTTGATGTGGACAGGAAATGTTCTTGGCTGGGTCAGAAACAACGAGCAGCACAATAGAGTGGGCCATGACGGAGCTTCTGTGCAACCGGGAGTGTCTGTTGAAGGTGAAAAGGGAGCTGAGTTGGGTGGTTGGGTGCGGAAGAGAAGTTGAAGAGAGCGACATAGACAAGCTTCCGTACCTGCAAGGTGTGGTTAAGGAAACACTTCGCTTACATCCTCCGATTCCGTTGCTTGTCCCTCGCAAGGCCACGGAGGACACAGAGTTCATGGGATATTACATACCCAAAGACACGCAGGTTTTCGTGAACGCGTGGGCGATTGGGAGAGACCCCAGCGCCTGGGATGAACCATTGGTCTTCAAGCCCGAGCGATTTTCTGAgaataataatattgattacAAGGGGCACCACTTCGAGTTTATTCCGTTCGGGGCTGGAAGAAGAATGTGTGCGGGTGTGCCTTTGGCGCATAGAGTGCTTCACTTGGTGCTGGGATCATTGCTTCACCGTTTCGATTGGGAACTTGACTGCCACGTCACGCCCTCCACCATGGACATGAGGGACAAGCTCGGCATAACCATGCGAAAGTTTCAGCCCTTGCTCGCCGTCCCAAAATTAATTGTCTCTTcctcctgaattttttttttcaattcaaaccTATGgatcaatttgtttttttacaacCCAAATTGTCACCACTtttgttgaaataaaataaatatttcctcCGTGGCAGGGAGTCTTGGGAATACGGTTGTTGATACTTGCAAAGTTTGGGAGAATAAATATTGCCACTAtgtattcaaaaataaatatctaaggccaataatatcataatttttattgacAGAAAATACCAATGGAATTAATTCACTTAAGTGATAGttgtatttattaatattactcATAATTTAATCTATAAAAATGACTTAGTATAATTTTAATACTAATTAGTGAATGCATTCACTTTTATGTAAAATGGCTGTATCACTCATTAATAGATTTTACAgtaaattaagaatataaaagttaacaattaatttatttgaaatgatataattaacacaaaaaaatatgatctcatttgtatttttatataaaagattgGAAGTAGTAATTaagtatattttgtaatatatatataagttaataaCTATTCTAAAATATGAAGTAAATATAATTGAAGAGGTTgaccaaaaaatataatcaaagagTAGGAAATACTAGTAACATACTTTtttgaacatattttttattattggttatAATTTATGGAAAATTATGAACTCTTGTGGGTTCTACTTTGTCTTTAACTAGTTTCACTTTTAACAATataatatctaataatttttaactaataataaaatttgtgttttgaaaaatatgttGTTGGCACTTCCTGAAGAGTAAAACATAatgtttacattttaatattatttatgcaTTGCTCGATTCAAATCGAAATTACATTAACCACTTTAtatgcattttttattcttgaaaaaaaaaatctcacttcTGTTGGataatttgttaatataatttttgtaccAATATTGTAGAAAGAATGAAACTTCCTTCACAAAAGAAAGCGAAATTTTCAAACAGAACCCAAAAACACAATTTAAAATAggtttaaatgtttaattatttttttatctctaactttttattttttgagaaatTTACCTCAAAAAGATGAATTTGACgtaaaaattttaacaaatttataaattttattctgaTTATTTTAGTAATAACATAATTGtcctttttattcttaatttttttgggtaaattttacaacatttttttttaatttttaacgaattttattcctattcttttaaacaaaatttacctCAAACTTTTGTAATTGTTAATGAATAAATGATCGAAGGTAAAATTCATaagttttttataaattaaaaataaaatgtagtaaattaatttgttagaaaataaaatttataaaaaaattaaaataaaaaatacaactaaGCCTTTAAAATACCTCCATCATcacactaataaaaaaaaatacctactCCATCATCACAAGCCTCTAACGTCTTGAGAATCTTCTTTGGGGAACAAAGAGAATATgctatctataccaaacaatttcatattttattttggggGCAGGGTCAGGGGATGCCATTTTCTGGAACCATTATACCCGTTGCCTTGAGATGTGgtttaattgaatttaataattaataataaaaaatgttttccaaTGCCTACAGGTGAAGGATTGAACTTTTATCACATAGTTAAGGTATAAGATTATTTATAAatcatgttatattttattggtaccaaaacatttaaatatagtTTCACCTCAGAAAATGTTAAAACATTTGGGTTGATGAATAAAACTTAAACATAATATTGCAAATAGTAttgatattattttctaattgaaattactattttatttcaataatttttatacttatctcgATGACTAAAATTCACTGTATTTATTAAGGTAAACTATAGAttgtaattaagaaaaacacCAGTAATATCTGACATACTAATTATAgctaaattttgtcaaaatctAATTTACGCTTAAAAATATTGCTacatattagatttttttagggTAAATTTATTTGGGTGgaaattaacttttattataacaaataattaatgaataaaaaatagtattaggtgcattaataattaattagtttattattcTCATGTTCAATGTTTAAAATAGCTTaggaataatttattaaaaagtttacaattttttttcttaaatttcaaGTTAAACCAAACgtgaaccaaaaaaatatagtaaccgaaaaatatagtattttttttactgaaaaataTATCTATAGTATAATTGCTATTCGAAAAACCCAACTCAAGGGTGGTCTATATCAACATAAAAGATCCAAAAACGTCGGGTTGGAAATGGAATCTCCTCGAAAACCTCGGACCTGGCTCTTTAGATCCCTTTCAGACTATGCGAGATAAAATGAATCATGcgatggattaaaaaaataaaaaaataatgaaacaaatttattaaCACAAAATTTACACCATGTTAATAACTTGGAGATAAAATAGAGTGTCCTTAATCATGCTGTTCTAATTTACTAAAAACCTTGGCCATAAGATTggtttgttaatgttttctagGAATGActcaaatttatatttagttGATTACAAATATCTTGAAAATATCTATATGTTTTTTTGGGATTAAAAAATTTTCacattgaattttaattaaaaaatttgtaaattttaattatttattatattaaatgctATAATAAAAGTAACATAATATGTTTATGACcgtcaaatcttttttttttttactgaatgtAAAATCCTTTTTCTAATTCAGAAAATTGGATTTTCACCTCTCccataaaaacaattatatggGAAACCTAGgtgaaaaaaatatcttaaaaaaataatgtttttttaaatactattatttttttaaaataataaattaaacatgATGATGAGAAACAAATATTTCTAACCTCGGATTATTGGAAACTAAATTTTTTCCATGTACTAAATGCCCCTTGTGTGTACTTGTGAGACCCATTTAAGAACCCGAAAAGAGGTTTTCGGTTCAAGATGCTCTTATGATTTCTCTTAGGCCACCAAGGGGAGGGAGTTTAGTCATCAGTGTGAAACTTGATAGATGGAAGCAGCTGAAAAAGAGATATAATAAACACAAAGATTTTCTTAAATCAATGTCATTGAGACATGGgttaaaaaactataaaaaatatttattataaatattataggaGAATGTAAAAGAAACACAATTTTATGaattctaataattatttttctctttttaatcgTTTAATTAATGTTCTAAAGATACTTATTAACATTTGTTGTGATAAAATACCAAGATAGAATCAGTACTTAAGTCAATGTAACAGCTCTCAAAGACCAACGAAAACCTCAGCTCATAATTGGCATTCAAATGTTATTTGTCTTTCAAAAATTGCATTATTTTAAACACTCATTTAACTAAAGACAATTGAGTAAAAaaccataaattattttttatatcataaatttgcTAATGAAGAAATTTATGATGTATTTTGAGCAAATTATCTGATGTGAATGAATACCTTAAACTAAATTGATTCGATCAAATGTAACTTGCCCGAGAATAGAATCAATGTACTAAAAATAAAGCCACTATTCGGCAAAGCCTCTCATTTGAAAATGATAGAGCTAAACAGCGCTGATGGCATTAACCTTCAGACGTTGTCAAAACGTCATAGTCTATAAAAATTCATTGTACATTCCATTCTTTCTCAAATGAACACCATTAAAAGATCTAGTACTAACACAATCCAGTGTATCTCTTGTGCCAACTTTTGTATCAATCCTGCACACATAGTTGAGACCTACAAGAAGATCAATTATCGCGGCCTCAGTTTTGGCTTGATTTGCAAAGTAAAGAGTTTGGACAAGTAAAACATTTGCGTTGAAAACTGAGTGCTCCTTCTCAAAATTTCTCTCAGAATGCCAGCTTAGCATGTTATGTGCTAGAGGAGCCAACCATTCTAATATCTGTGCAAGCACCGGACTCCATTCAGCAGCAGGGTTTGCATCATGAGCATTGGAGGATGATTTACTTTTCGCATGGCACTTAAGCTTAGCCCTTAAAGCAGTTGTTACAGTAGTTGGAAGCATATTGTACAGATCATCTCTTGCTGCAAGATCAACCAGGTGAGGTGATGACAACATCCTCTCAATCAATACAATCATATTTGCATAATGTAGGGCTAGAGCTGCATCACCAAGGGTAAGTGAAACTGGCTTTAACCGGTTTTTTATGGATAATTTAGAGTATATCCTAATTCTGTTGGAGAGAGATAACTTATCCactgttttcattttatcaAAAGATTTCAATTGACAATCAGTTAACCTCATGGAGCCACCATTAGTCTGCATACAGCTCTGTATGACAGGAGAATTGTTTGCAGCAGACATACAGCCTTTGAAGGCCACAATATGTCCTAACTGTTTGCTTTCTGAATGCAGGTTCTTTCTGAATAAAGCTGGTTCGTGAAGAGCTTGCtgctgtttcttt harbors:
- the LOC114407152 gene encoding cytochrome P450 76A2-like, translated to MGWTSEHPSLFLLLLSLSLPLFLFLLRRRNSKTSSSNHRLPPGPPGWPVFGNMFQLGDMPHRTLTNLRDKFGPVVWLKIGAMNTMAILSAEAATVFFKHHDHAFADRTITEIMRVHNYDKSSLALAPYGPYWRLMRRLVTVDMLVSKRINDTASIRRKCVNDMINWVAKEASKSEHGRGVHVSRFVFLMTFNLFGNLMLSRDLFDPESEDGSEFFSAMMGLMEWTGHANVTDLFPWLSWLDPQGLRRKMDRDMGKALGIASRFVKQRLEQQLHRGTNKSRDFLDVLIDFQSTNSQEALNVSDKDLNIFILEMFLAGSETTSSTIEWAMTELLCNRECLLKVKRELSWVVGCGREVEESDIDKLPYLQGVVKETLRLHPPIPLLVPRKATEDTEFMGYYIPKDTQVFVNAWAIGRDPSAWDEPLVFKPERFSENNNIDYKGHHFEFIPFGAGRRMCAGVPLAHRVLHLVLGSLLHRFDWELDCHVTPSTMDMRDKLGITMRKFQPLLAVPKLIVSSS